The genomic region ACACACGCACCAATGAGGTGTCCAGCACGTGGACCAACAAGAAGAAGAAAATCACTACACCGGTAATGCGGTGTCCAACCCAGGACCACATGCCTTCACGGCCGCGGTACAAGGTGCCAGCTGGTTTTGTCGGCACTGAATAAACCTCCCTGCAACACAGCGGCGCTGGCATGGGATCCACGCGGGGGGAACGCCTGCTGCGAGAGCACTCGTAAGCTCAAGCCTAAATCTAGGCTTCGCTCACAGCTTATTCAATTTGGGAACTTGTTGTTGACAGGCCCCGGCGCGGTTTTCTGTCTCTTTTGAGACGAACGCCACATTTGGCCGTCCCCAAGGGGGTCGGAAAGGCCGCGCAAGGGCCCATTCCCGGCCCGGTTCCCGGCCGGGTCAGAGGTGTTTTGGCGGGTGTCGGCTAAAGTAGCCCTGATGACTACAGACAAAGTGACAAGCCAGGATTCCCCGTTGGACCGTTTCATTGCGGTCATTCCGGCGGGCGGGGTGGGGACCCGTCTCTGGCCACTGTCACGGGCAGCAGCCCCGAAATTCCTTCACGACCTGACCGGTTCGGGCAGCACGCTGCTGCGCGCAACCTATGACCGCCTCCAGCCCGTCGCCGGCAAGCACGTGCTGGTGGTGACCGGTGCCGCCCACCGGGCCGCCGTCTGCCGCCAGCTGCCCGAGGTCCTGGAATCCGACCTCGTCCTGGAAAGCGAGCCCAAGGACTCCGGAGCGGCGATCGGCCTCGCCGCGGCCATCCTGCACGAGCGCGACCCGGACATCATCATGGGCTCCTTCGCCGCGGACCAGGTCATCAGCCCGGACGACCTCTTCCAGGACACCGTCCGTGAGGCCGTCTACACCGCGGCCGCGGGGAAGATCGTCACCATCGGCATCAAGCCCACCCACCCCTCCACCGGATTCGGCTACATCCGCTCCGGCGCGAACCTCAACATCCCCGAGGCGCCCCGTGCGCTGTCCGTGGTGGAGTTCGTGGAGAAGCCCAGCGAGGAAGTGGCCCAGCAGTACATCGACAGCGGGGACTACGTCTGGAACGCGGGCATGTTCGTGGCGCCGGTCTCGCTGATGCTCAAGCACCTCGAAGCCAACCAGCCCGAGCTCTTCGCCGGACTGCAGGAAATCGCCAAGGCCTGGGACACCCCGGAGCGAGACGCCGTCACCGCCCGGGTCTGGCCGACGCTGCCCAAGATCGCCATTGACTACGCCGTGGCCGAACCGGCCGCCGCCGCCGGCGACGTCGCCGTGGTGCCCGGAACCTTCCGCTGGGACGACGTCGGGGACTTCGCCTCCGTGGGCCGGCTCAACAGCGCCAAGGAAGTCGACGAGGTCACGGTTCTGGGCGAGGGCGCACGGGTCTTCACTGAGAACGCCAGCGGCGTCGTGGTGTCCGACACCAAGCGGGTGATCGCCCTGATCGGCATCAAGGACGTCGTGATCGTTGACACCCCTGACGCCCTGCTGGTCACCACCAAGGAACACTCGCAGCGGGTCAAGCAGGCCGTGGATGCCATCAAGGCCAAGGGCGACACCGACGTCCTGTAGGCGGCCCGGGCGGATCCTGGCCCTCCGGGTCCGGCTCCCGGGTCTGGCCCTCCGGGTCCGGCGCCCGAATTCAGCAAACCGTAACGCGCCGTACCCGATGCCGCTATTTATTGTCTGCTCGCTAGAGTTGTTCCGTGCGCAACTATTCGACTGAAGCTGAGCCCACGACTCTCGTGGGGCCGTGGCTGGAGCCCCTCCTGCCGGAGCTGATCGCGTTCCGCCGCGACCTCCACGCGCACCCGGAATTGTCGTTCAAGGAATTCCGCACCACGGACAAGCTGGCCAAGCGGCTCGAGGCGGCCGGTCTCAAGCCCCGGCGCCTCGAAGGCACGGGCCTGACCGTCGACGTCGGACAGGGCCCCATCGCCACCGCCCTGCGCGGCGACATCGACGCCCTGCCGATCATCGAGGAAACGGGCCTTGAGTTCGCCTCGAAGAACCACGGCGTGACCCACGCCTGCGGCCACGACGTCCACACCACCACGATGCTCGGCATCGCCCTGATCCTGCAGCGTATGCATGAGCAGTCCCCGCTGCGGGGTACGGTGCGGATCATCTTCCAGCCGGCTGAGGAAACCATGCCCGGCGGTGCCAGTGCGTGCATCGAGCAGGGCGTCCTGGAAGGCGTCCCGCGCATCCTGGCGCTGCACTGCGACCCCCGGATCGAAGTCGGCAAGATCGGCACCCGGATCGGGGCCATCACCTCCGCCTCGGACACCATCAAGATTGAACTCTCGGGCCGCGGCGGCCACACCTCGCGCCCCCACCTGACCGAAGAACTGGTCTTCGCCCTGGCGCAGATCGCGATCAATGTTCCGGCCGTGCTGTCCCGCCGCGTCGATGTCCGCAGCGGCGTCTCGGTGGTCTGGGGCCAGATTTCCGCCGGGTCGGCCCCAAACGCCATCCCCGGCAGCGGCTACATGGCCGGCACCATGCGGTGTCTGGACCGCGACGCCTGGCATGACGCCGGCGAGCTGCTCGATGACATCATCCGGCAGATTGCCGAACCGTACGGCGTCGACGTCCACCTGGAACACACACGGGGCGTCCCGCCGGTGGTCAACTCCGAACACGAGACGGCGCTGATCGAGGCCGCGGCCCGTGCCGAAATCGGCGAGGGCGCCGTGGTCCTGACCCCGCAGTCCATGGGCGGGGAGGACTTCGCCTGGTTCCTGGCCGACACCCCGGGCGCCATGATGCGCCTCGGCACCAAGACCCCCGGCGGAGAAGAGTATGACCTCCACCGCGGCGACTACATCCTGGATGAGCGGGCGCTTGGCCTCGGCATCCAGGTGCTCACGGCGGCGGCCCTGCGCACCATCCGCGACCTCTAAGTCCCGCAGATAGTTCCCGCGCAGACCGTCACCCTGACCGCCGCGCGGAGTTTCCCCGCCTTTGCGGGCCCGACGCCGGGACGCGCCGACGGTACGGGCCGACACGCCGTCGGCGTCCAGCGAACATGGGGAAATCCGGCGGGTGCAGGCCTGAGCGCCGGCGTCTGCGCACTTCGATTGCGCACAACTAAATTGTGCACAATTTAATTGTGCGGTAGGGTGGAGCTATGACCACGCCAGAGGGAAGCCGCGCCGTCGGTTCGGAAGCGCTCCGCCTGAACCGCCAGGTGTGCTTTGCCATGTATTCGGCATCACGCGCCGCCACGGCCGCCTACCGGCCCATGCTCGAGGAGCTTGGCCTGACCTACCCGCAGTACCTCGCCATGCTGGTGCTCTGGGAGGCGGAACCGCGCAGTGTCCGTGAGCTGGGCGAGGAGCTCGGACTGGACTCCGGCACGCTGTCGCCGCTGCTTAAGCGGCTCGAGGCACTCGGCCTCGTGGAGCGCCGCCGGTCCGCAGAGGACGAGCGCCGCGTGGAGGTAT from Arthrobacter sp. NicSoilB8 harbors:
- a CDS encoding sugar phosphate nucleotidyltransferase, giving the protein MTTDKVTSQDSPLDRFIAVIPAGGVGTRLWPLSRAAAPKFLHDLTGSGSTLLRATYDRLQPVAGKHVLVVTGAAHRAAVCRQLPEVLESDLVLESEPKDSGAAIGLAAAILHERDPDIIMGSFAADQVISPDDLFQDTVREAVYTAAAGKIVTIGIKPTHPSTGFGYIRSGANLNIPEAPRALSVVEFVEKPSEEVAQQYIDSGDYVWNAGMFVAPVSLMLKHLEANQPELFAGLQEIAKAWDTPERDAVTARVWPTLPKIAIDYAVAEPAAAAGDVAVVPGTFRWDDVGDFASVGRLNSAKEVDEVTVLGEGARVFTENASGVVVSDTKRVIALIGIKDVVIVDTPDALLVTTKEHSQRVKQAVDAIKAKGDTDVL
- a CDS encoding MarR family transcriptional regulator; the protein is MTTPEGSRAVGSEALRLNRQVCFAMYSASRAATAAYRPMLEELGLTYPQYLAMLVLWEAEPRSVRELGEELGLDSGTLSPLLKRLEALGLVERRRSAEDERRVEVFLTDAGAALSAKASSIPQRLADAAGLTAAELDQLRETLGRLTSALHASR
- a CDS encoding amidohydrolase, which produces MRNYSTEAEPTTLVGPWLEPLLPELIAFRRDLHAHPELSFKEFRTTDKLAKRLEAAGLKPRRLEGTGLTVDVGQGPIATALRGDIDALPIIEETGLEFASKNHGVTHACGHDVHTTTMLGIALILQRMHEQSPLRGTVRIIFQPAEETMPGGASACIEQGVLEGVPRILALHCDPRIEVGKIGTRIGAITSASDTIKIELSGRGGHTSRPHLTEELVFALAQIAINVPAVLSRRVDVRSGVSVVWGQISAGSAPNAIPGSGYMAGTMRCLDRDAWHDAGELLDDIIRQIAEPYGVDVHLEHTRGVPPVVNSEHETALIEAAARAEIGEGAVVLTPQSMGGEDFAWFLADTPGAMMRLGTKTPGGEEYDLHRGDYILDERALGLGIQVLTAAALRTIRDL